One part of the Arthrobacter sp. EM1 genome encodes these proteins:
- a CDS encoding copper resistance CopC family protein → MRLIRQFLSALLGTAIFAAVLLGAVAPASAHDVAESTSPAAGATVATPPAQVSVTFSKNPLGLGAQIVVNTGDGANWADGAVEIVDNVASQRLKPGAPAGPYTVAWRVASSDGHPIEGTFTFTATAGAAGSTSAAAVPTMGTAAPGVTTAPEQPVGSAEPFPWSIVIFVGTAIGIVVALALMAKRRLAGRDEQGETVSSQAADRSETGN, encoded by the coding sequence ATGCGCCTCATCCGACAGTTTCTGAGCGCCCTGCTGGGCACCGCAATCTTCGCCGCCGTCCTGCTGGGCGCGGTTGCGCCGGCATCGGCCCACGACGTTGCCGAGTCCACCAGCCCGGCCGCCGGCGCCACGGTGGCCACGCCGCCAGCGCAGGTGTCGGTGACGTTTAGCAAGAATCCGCTGGGATTGGGTGCACAGATCGTTGTGAACACCGGCGACGGCGCCAACTGGGCCGACGGGGCCGTCGAGATCGTGGACAACGTCGCCTCGCAGCGGCTCAAGCCCGGCGCCCCTGCCGGGCCGTACACCGTGGCATGGCGGGTCGCCAGCTCGGACGGCCACCCCATTGAAGGCACCTTCACCTTTACGGCCACGGCGGGAGCAGCGGGCTCGACGTCGGCGGCCGCAGTCCCCACGATGGGAACCGCCGCGCCGGGCGTCACAACGGCGCCGGAGCAGCCGGTCGGTTCTGCCGAGCCGTTCCCCTGGAGCATTGTGATCTTCGTGGGGACTGCCATCGGCATTGTGGTGGCCTTGGCCCTGATGGCCAAGCGCCGGCTGGCCGGCCGTGACGAGCAGGGTGAGACTGTCAGCAGCCAGGCGGCCGACCGGAGCGAAACCGGGAACTAA
- a CDS encoding FAD-binding protein, translating into MSADIERTAAIVIGTGLSGLAVASELQRRGVASIIVDGLDLLGAGHPANASSVQRCDAADAASLQERNEILRHLRNYAASHKLDVRTNIRALQLDHLDADGPTPRWAVRTPGGILLADHLVLTRCAHSQLRRMLSELGVSAGQTLTAAMHALGMYLVGVGELITPTPKEVLRQAKVVGQAISAKVYPEGFSSLVPGSYALAAPA; encoded by the coding sequence ATGTCCGCCGATATCGAACGGACCGCTGCCATTGTGATCGGCACCGGTTTGTCCGGGCTCGCAGTGGCGAGCGAGCTGCAGCGGCGCGGGGTGGCTTCCATCATTGTGGACGGGCTCGATTTGCTGGGTGCCGGCCACCCGGCCAACGCGTCTTCCGTGCAACGTTGCGACGCGGCCGACGCCGCCAGTTTGCAGGAACGCAATGAGATCCTCCGGCACCTGCGGAACTATGCCGCCAGCCACAAGTTGGACGTCCGGACCAATATCCGGGCACTGCAGCTGGACCACCTCGACGCCGACGGGCCCACCCCGCGGTGGGCTGTCCGCACGCCCGGCGGGATCCTGCTCGCGGACCATCTCGTCCTGACCCGCTGTGCCCACAGCCAGCTGCGCAGGATGCTTTCCGAGCTCGGCGTGTCGGCCGGGCAAACCCTGACGGCGGCCATGCACGCCCTCGGGATGTACCTGGTGGGGGTGGGCGAACTCATCACGCCGACCCCGAAGGAAGTCCTGCGTCAGGCGAAGGTGGTGGGCCAGGCGATCTCGGCCAAGGTCTACCCCGAGGGTTTTTCCTCGCTGGTGCCCGGCAGCTACGCCCTGGCGGCGCCGGCATAG
- a CDS encoding TerD family protein: protein MVAGSNAALTAENPGLGTVLLGIGWDTVPSRGPQPEPVPMIIMCGPDGHAVSDEHLVFFNQLASPEGSIAFAGTEDQEQIDVDLNRVPEAVSKIAVLIYIDPDVRGPGTFGAVRNTYLRIADEKDRELLRFQVPPVNLDKINAMILGELYRHAGGWKFRAVGQGYETGLAAVAADFRLKL, encoded by the coding sequence ATGGTCGCGGGCAGCAACGCCGCCCTCACTGCAGAGAACCCGGGCTTGGGGACAGTGCTGCTGGGGATCGGCTGGGACACGGTGCCCAGCCGCGGTCCGCAACCCGAACCGGTCCCCATGATCATTATGTGTGGACCGGACGGGCATGCTGTCTCGGACGAGCACCTTGTGTTCTTCAACCAGCTCGCCAGTCCCGAGGGCAGCATCGCGTTTGCCGGCACAGAGGACCAGGAGCAGATCGACGTAGACCTCAACCGGGTACCCGAGGCCGTCAGCAAAATTGCGGTACTGATCTACATCGACCCGGATGTTCGCGGGCCCGGCACCTTCGGCGCCGTCAGGAACACCTATCTTCGGATCGCCGACGAGAAGGACCGTGAGCTGCTCCGCTTCCAGGTTCCGCCGGTCAACCTGGACAAAATCAACGCCATGATCCTTGGCGAGCTGTACCGGCACGCCGGAGGCTGGAAATTCCGGGCCGTGGGCCAGGGCTACGAAACCGGGCTTGCGGCAGTTGCCGCCGACTTCCGGCTGAAGCTCTAA
- a CDS encoding HAD family hydrolase: MSPSIHPQPRATAIVASDLDRTLIYSANSMALPGADDAAPRMVVSEVYNAAPLSFMTRAAEDLLAGIVERSHFVPVTTRTQAQFARVRLPGSGSGYAVTTNGAVLLDHGQPDPDWSAHIQRSIRGQCAPLGEVLEHLTGAAAVSGILRVRTAEDLFAYSIVDRDALSAGYLEELAAWCLDRGWTTSLQGRKLYCVPVPITKEAAVAEVRRRNGGGIVIAAGDSRLDAGLLEMADLAVRPAHGELDSDGFTRANLTVTAASGVLAGEEILRHISGVLERMLQRTPDAPAEVREAPTAAVY; the protein is encoded by the coding sequence ATGAGTCCGTCAATCCATCCGCAGCCGCGGGCAACAGCCATTGTGGCGAGCGACCTTGACCGGACCCTGATCTACTCGGCGAACTCGATGGCGCTCCCCGGCGCCGACGACGCGGCGCCGCGGATGGTGGTTTCGGAAGTTTATAACGCGGCGCCGCTGTCATTTATGACGCGGGCGGCCGAGGATCTGCTGGCGGGGATTGTGGAGCGCAGCCACTTTGTCCCGGTCACTACCCGCACCCAGGCCCAGTTCGCCCGGGTCCGGCTGCCCGGCAGCGGCAGCGGGTATGCCGTGACGACAAACGGGGCCGTGCTGTTGGACCACGGGCAGCCTGACCCTGACTGGTCCGCCCATATCCAGCGCTCGATCCGGGGACAGTGCGCCCCCTTGGGCGAGGTCCTGGAACATCTGACCGGCGCGGCGGCCGTTTCCGGGATCCTGCGGGTGCGGACGGCGGAGGATCTTTTTGCCTATTCGATCGTCGACCGGGACGCGCTTTCTGCCGGTTATCTGGAAGAACTGGCGGCCTGGTGTCTTGACCGGGGCTGGACTACGTCCCTGCAGGGCCGCAAGCTGTACTGCGTGCCGGTCCCGATCACCAAGGAAGCCGCCGTCGCCGAAGTGCGGCGCCGGAACGGTGGCGGGATCGTCATCGCGGCCGGCGACTCCCGGCTCGATGCCGGACTCCTGGAAATGGCGGACCTGGCCGTCCGTCCGGCACACGGTGAGCTGGACTCGGACGGATTTACCCGCGCGAACCTGACAGTGACCGCGGCGTCCGGGGTGCTGGCGGGCGAGGAGATCCTCCGGCACATCAGCGGGGTGCTGGAACGGATGCTTCAGCGGACACCGGACGCCCCCGCGGAAGTCCGCGAAGCGCCTACCGCAGCAGTGTATTAA
- a CDS encoding NCS2 family permease, producing MLKQGSALDRYFMISARGSNFSREIRGGFATFFAMSYIVVLNPLILSGPDSSGATLGFPAVAAVTAFVAGILTILMGAWAKHPFALATGLGVNAFVAVTVATNPGLTWPDMMGLVVLSGVTMLILVLTGFRTAVFKAVPEGLKTAIVVGIGLFIALIGLVNAGFVRRIPDVAGTTVPVGLGFDGKLLGWPTLVFVVGLVLTIGLVVRKVKGAILIGIVTSTVLSVILEFTLHIGPSFDGKNFNPQGWSLVAPKFTEWAAPDLSLIGKANPFGAFEHLGFVAATLLAFVILLSIFFDAMGTMVGLATEAGTIDKDGNIPNVDRVLQIDALGAIIGGGASVSSNQIYVESGAGIGEGARTGLASIVTGLLFLVAMFFTPLINLVPFEAVAPALVVVGFMMVSQVGKIDWQDWGIAIPAFLTFTLMPFTYSIANGLGAGFISFVLIRLVQGRGREVHPLMWAVAAAFLLFFGIGPIEAALGIH from the coding sequence ATGCTTAAGCAGGGCTCTGCACTCGACCGGTATTTCATGATCTCCGCACGGGGGTCGAACTTCTCGCGCGAGATCCGCGGCGGGTTCGCCACGTTCTTCGCCATGAGCTACATCGTGGTTTTGAACCCGCTGATCCTCTCGGGACCCGATTCCTCCGGCGCCACCCTCGGCTTCCCGGCGGTCGCGGCCGTCACCGCCTTTGTGGCCGGCATCCTGACCATCCTGATGGGAGCCTGGGCCAAGCATCCCTTCGCGCTCGCGACGGGCCTCGGCGTCAACGCCTTTGTGGCCGTCACCGTCGCCACGAACCCGGGCCTGACCTGGCCGGACATGATGGGCCTGGTGGTCCTCTCCGGCGTCACCATGCTGATCCTGGTCCTGACCGGCTTCCGGACCGCCGTGTTCAAGGCCGTCCCGGAAGGGTTGAAGACCGCAATTGTGGTGGGCATCGGCCTGTTCATCGCCCTGATCGGCCTGGTTAACGCCGGCTTCGTCCGGCGCATCCCGGACGTCGCAGGCACCACGGTCCCCGTCGGCCTCGGCTTCGACGGCAAACTGCTGGGCTGGCCCACGCTGGTGTTCGTCGTCGGACTGGTCCTCACCATCGGCCTCGTGGTCCGCAAGGTCAAGGGCGCCATCCTGATCGGCATCGTCACCTCCACGGTCCTGTCCGTGATCCTGGAATTCACGCTCCATATTGGACCCAGCTTCGACGGCAAGAACTTCAACCCGCAGGGCTGGTCCCTTGTGGCGCCCAAGTTCACCGAATGGGCCGCGCCGGACCTGTCCCTGATCGGCAAGGCCAACCCCTTCGGCGCCTTCGAACACCTCGGCTTCGTCGCAGCGACCCTGCTGGCCTTCGTAATCCTGCTGAGCATCTTCTTCGACGCGATGGGCACCATGGTGGGCCTGGCCACCGAAGCCGGCACCATCGACAAGGACGGCAACATCCCCAATGTGGACCGTGTGCTGCAGATTGATGCCCTGGGCGCGATAATCGGCGGCGGCGCCTCCGTCTCCTCGAACCAGATCTACGTGGAATCCGGCGCAGGCATTGGCGAAGGTGCCCGCACCGGCCTGGCCTCGATCGTCACCGGCCTGCTGTTCCTGGTCGCGATGTTCTTCACCCCGCTGATCAACCTGGTGCCGTTCGAAGCGGTGGCCCCGGCGCTCGTCGTTGTGGGCTTTATGATGGTCTCCCAGGTCGGCAAGATCGACTGGCAGGACTGGGGCATCGCGATCCCGGCGTTCCTGACCTTCACGCTGATGCCGTTTACCTACTCCATCGCCAACGGCCTCGGCGCCGGCTTTATCTCCTTTGTGCTGATCCGGCTGGTCCAGGGCCGCGGCCGCGAAGTGCACCCGCTGATGTGGGCCGTCGCCGCGGCGTTCCTGCTGTTCTTTGGGATCGGCCCGATCGAGGCTGCGCTGGGCATCCACTAA
- the hutG gene encoding formimidoylglutamase, producing MVPPLPAVNVPPQPWTGRFDGDGPEDRRWWQAVTPYAPRPVQAASGRPASARPAVILGFGSDAGVRRNKGRTGAASAPAAIRSALGPLAFHLGRDVHDAGDVTVTGDALEAGQARAGAAITGLLDDGQLPVVLGGGHETAFASYLGVAGSAAVRGGLRVGVLNLDAHFDLRDEARPSSGTPFLQMARTEAAAGRELRYAVLGISEPNNTRALFRTAAELGVEYLLDEDCSAGNAQTFVAAFLAQLDALYLTIDLDVLPASVAPGVSAPAAYGVPLPVISAVCRQVGASGKLLHLDVAELNPDFDIDGRTAKVAARLINTLLR from the coding sequence ATGGTTCCTCCCCTGCCCGCCGTTAATGTCCCCCCACAGCCCTGGACCGGGCGGTTCGACGGGGACGGCCCCGAGGACCGGCGCTGGTGGCAGGCCGTCACCCCGTATGCCCCGCGTCCTGTCCAGGCAGCATCAGGGCGCCCCGCGTCCGCGCGTCCGGCGGTGATTCTTGGTTTCGGCAGCGACGCCGGGGTCCGCCGGAACAAGGGCCGGACCGGGGCAGCGTCGGCCCCCGCCGCGATCCGCTCCGCGCTCGGTCCGCTCGCTTTCCACCTGGGCCGGGACGTCCACGACGCCGGCGACGTTACGGTGACCGGGGACGCCCTGGAGGCCGGACAGGCCCGTGCCGGGGCCGCCATCACCGGCTTGCTCGATGACGGGCAGTTGCCCGTGGTGCTCGGCGGCGGGCACGAGACCGCGTTTGCGAGCTACTTGGGCGTGGCCGGCTCCGCTGCGGTGCGCGGCGGCCTGCGTGTTGGCGTCCTGAACCTCGATGCCCACTTCGACCTCCGCGACGAGGCCCGGCCGAGCTCCGGCACCCCGTTCCTGCAGATGGCCCGGACGGAAGCCGCCGCGGGGCGGGAACTGAGGTACGCCGTCCTCGGAATCTCCGAGCCGAACAACACCAGGGCGCTCTTCCGGACCGCCGCGGAACTCGGCGTCGAGTATCTGCTTGACGAGGACTGCTCAGCCGGGAATGCCCAGACCTTTGTGGCGGCCTTTTTGGCGCAGCTGGACGCCCTGTACCTGACGATCGACCTGGACGTCCTCCCGGCATCGGTGGCGCCCGGGGTCAGCGCCCCTGCGGCGTACGGGGTACCGTTGCCTGTGATCAGCGCGGTGTGCCGCCAGGTGGGGGCGAGCGGGAAGCTCCTGCACCTGGATGTCGCGGAACTGAACCCGGATTTCGACATTGACGGCCGCACCGCGAAGGTGGCCGCGCGGCTGATTAATACACTGCTGCGGTAG
- a CDS encoding phosphoribosyltransferase domain-containing protein: protein MRDALAVHIETAPDSLLPVPTLVGLALRRNPKRAHLLVSRVLAKHVPTEPGITTAAGRLLGLLVRAELQADAPGAAGSARGGGTGTAGPLRAAIDHAAAALAGLLAPAPAPSGEAPSPDVDARQQQQTRRARTAAAMDLCDQLEAERAVFTGVATIGYAETATGLGQLVAEQLDSYYIHSTRLAGDSLAPAPYGVFEESHSHATSHRLLPTSHAALDLAGTVVLVDDELSTGETIINTIRELHRKAPHSRYVVASLVDLRSAAARTRLAELAGELGCAVSAVALAHGSIRLPATLAADAAELIRTAPVPEPAVCSIGKIRQLDLNDVVPPVRSGRFGVAGRPDARQAGDIATALAADLGAGAGPGERLLVLATEEFMALPLAVALRLQQLLPGVDVRYSTSTRSPVAAMDEPGYAIRSALAFDSGDGPPDGPGPRFAYNFAHPGGRFDTVVIMAEPGTPVDGLTAPGRIAEAVAGAGSDVRLVLLPRQEQFPAPLAGPGFGSYAASDVQWLLKDLSFARLEAPTAEREAAIQSGKASYAESLPQEYEPSAEYAVLFHQALESSAARLAHAVGALTEQVLRLRGNAPVLVSLARAGTPVGILMKRWARDIHGLDLPHYAVSIVRGLGMDQTALGYLAARHQPEQIMFVDGWTGKGAIARELADAVALFRKTDAASFRPDLAVLADPGHCVRIFGTREDYLVPSACLNSTVSGLVSRTVFNRELIGPGDFHGAKFYAHLASSDVSTTFLDAVTAHFPAVRDDVLAAASAAPARVEELPEPDWSGWSAVERISRDFGINNVNLVKPGVGETTRVLLRRVPWKVLVRPDAAADIGHVLHLAHQRGVEVVEVPGLPYSCVGLIHPIHTPGATGADGKSVIDV from the coding sequence GTGCGCGACGCACTGGCCGTCCACATCGAAACCGCACCGGACAGCCTGCTGCCGGTGCCAACCCTGGTGGGGCTGGCTCTTCGGCGCAACCCCAAACGTGCCCACCTGCTCGTATCCCGTGTGCTCGCCAAGCACGTGCCCACCGAACCCGGGATCACGACGGCGGCCGGCCGCCTGCTCGGTCTCCTGGTCCGGGCGGAACTGCAGGCGGACGCCCCGGGCGCAGCTGGCAGCGCCCGCGGCGGCGGCACCGGGACGGCCGGGCCGCTGCGGGCAGCCATCGACCACGCTGCCGCAGCGCTGGCAGGACTCCTGGCCCCGGCCCCGGCGCCCTCCGGCGAGGCCCCGTCCCCGGACGTGGACGCCCGGCAGCAACAGCAAACGCGGCGGGCCAGGACCGCTGCCGCCATGGATCTCTGCGACCAGCTGGAAGCGGAACGGGCGGTGTTTACCGGCGTGGCCACGATCGGCTACGCAGAGACCGCCACCGGGCTGGGGCAGCTGGTGGCAGAGCAGCTGGACAGCTATTACATCCACTCCACCCGGCTCGCCGGGGACAGCCTCGCCCCGGCGCCCTACGGCGTCTTCGAGGAATCGCATTCCCATGCCACCTCGCACCGGCTCCTGCCAACCAGCCACGCCGCCCTGGACCTGGCCGGGACGGTGGTCCTGGTCGATGACGAGCTCAGCACCGGCGAGACGATCATCAACACCATCCGGGAGCTGCACCGCAAGGCCCCGCACAGCCGCTACGTCGTCGCCTCGCTGGTTGACCTGCGTTCAGCGGCCGCCAGGACGCGGCTTGCGGAGCTGGCCGGGGAATTGGGCTGCGCCGTCAGCGCCGTCGCCCTGGCTCACGGCAGCATCCGGCTGCCGGCGACACTGGCGGCCGACGCGGCTGAACTGATCCGAACGGCCCCGGTCCCGGAACCCGCCGTCTGCAGCATCGGGAAGATCCGGCAACTGGACCTGAACGACGTCGTCCCGCCGGTCAGGAGCGGACGCTTCGGCGTTGCCGGCAGGCCGGATGCCCGGCAGGCAGGCGACATCGCAACGGCCCTCGCAGCGGACCTTGGCGCGGGCGCCGGGCCGGGGGAACGGCTGCTGGTGCTTGCCACGGAGGAATTCATGGCATTGCCGCTGGCCGTGGCGCTCCGGCTGCAGCAACTGCTCCCCGGCGTTGACGTCCGGTACTCGACCAGTACCAGGAGCCCGGTCGCGGCCATGGACGAACCGGGCTACGCGATCCGATCAGCCCTGGCTTTTGACAGCGGCGACGGGCCGCCGGACGGCCCCGGGCCCCGGTTCGCCTACAACTTCGCGCACCCCGGGGGACGCTTCGACACGGTAGTCATCATGGCTGAGCCTGGCACGCCCGTCGACGGGCTCACAGCCCCCGGACGGATCGCGGAGGCCGTGGCCGGCGCCGGCTCCGACGTCAGGCTGGTGCTGCTTCCCCGCCAGGAGCAGTTTCCGGCGCCGCTTGCCGGCCCCGGCTTCGGCTCGTACGCGGCCAGCGACGTGCAGTGGCTGCTGAAGGATCTGAGTTTCGCACGGCTGGAGGCGCCGACGGCGGAGCGCGAAGCGGCCATCCAGTCCGGCAAGGCCAGCTACGCGGAATCGTTGCCGCAGGAGTACGAGCCTTCGGCTGAATACGCGGTGTTGTTCCATCAGGCGCTGGAGAGCTCGGCGGCCAGGCTCGCGCACGCCGTCGGGGCCCTTACGGAGCAGGTCCTGAGGCTGCGCGGCAACGCCCCGGTACTGGTCTCGCTGGCCCGGGCCGGAACACCCGTGGGGATCCTGATGAAGCGTTGGGCCCGGGACATCCATGGCCTCGACCTCCCGCACTATGCGGTCAGCATCGTGCGCGGGCTCGGCATGGATCAAACGGCGCTCGGCTACCTCGCCGCACGGCACCAGCCGGAACAGATCATGTTCGTCGACGGCTGGACCGGCAAAGGCGCGATCGCCCGCGAACTGGCGGACGCCGTCGCGCTCTTTCGGAAAACAGACGCCGCTTCCTTCCGGCCGGATCTGGCGGTCCTGGCGGATCCGGGGCACTGTGTCCGGATTTTTGGCACCCGGGAGGACTACCTGGTTCCCTCGGCCTGCCTGAATTCCACAGTCTCCGGGCTCGTTTCACGCACCGTCTTTAACCGGGAACTGATCGGCCCCGGCGATTTCCACGGGGCGAAGTTCTACGCCCACCTCGCGTCCAGCGACGTGTCCACCACGTTCCTGGACGCCGTCACGGCGCACTTCCCAGCGGTCCGGGACGACGTGCTGGCGGCGGCATCCGCAGCACCGGCCAGGGTGGAAGAGCTCCCGGAGCCCGACTGGTCGGGATGGTCCGCCGTCGAGCGCATCAGCAGGGATTTCGGAATCAACAACGTGAACCTCGTTAAGCCGGGAGTCGGGGAGACCACGCGTGTGCTGCTCCGGCGCGTGCCCTGGAAGGTCCTTGTGCGCCCGGACGCGGCGGCCGACATCGGCCATGTGCTGCACCTTGCGCACCAGCGGGGAGTCGAGGTGGTGGAAGTGCCGGGGCTGCCGTACAGCTGCGTCGGCCTGATCCATCCCATCCATACCCCTGGCGCTACCGGTGCCGACGGAAAGAGTGTGATCGACGTATGA
- a CDS encoding universal stress protein produces the protein MGPEQVHPDPAGDSPEKPEAPRGIVVGVDGSDHSKCALVWAAREAQRRKRPLHIVTAYSVPIFAASGLDGGYATVDDSVIREGAEAILKQAVNKVAGYQIDVDASVENGDASGVLLEMSETAELLVFGTRGRGGFVGRLLGSVSSALPAHAKCPTVTVPLVCADRLGETTVDKHVLAEQSKSGHVPIENVVVVGVDGSEQARVAVMEAAAQAERLSAPLRVVCAVPQYSGSLAWVPAPMDREALFADIRTQLDAGTAWIRSHFPRLTVETQLVDGSPVDILVQASRQVELVVVGTRGRGGFAGMMLGSTSDGILHHAKGPVMVVPDREDPRLADRVNFGPILGNS, from the coding sequence ATGGGCCCAGAACAGGTGCATCCGGATCCGGCAGGGGATTCCCCCGAAAAGCCCGAGGCTCCGCGGGGGATCGTGGTCGGCGTCGACGGCTCAGACCACAGCAAGTGCGCCCTCGTGTGGGCCGCCCGCGAGGCGCAGCGCCGCAAGCGTCCCCTGCACATCGTGACCGCCTATTCAGTGCCGATCTTTGCGGCGTCAGGACTCGACGGCGGCTACGCGACGGTGGACGATTCGGTGATCCGCGAAGGCGCGGAGGCCATCCTGAAGCAGGCCGTGAACAAGGTCGCCGGGTACCAGATCGACGTCGATGCCTCGGTCGAGAACGGCGACGCATCCGGTGTCCTGCTGGAAATGTCCGAAACCGCGGAGCTGCTGGTATTCGGCACCCGCGGCCGTGGTGGCTTCGTCGGACGGCTGCTCGGATCCGTCAGCAGTGCGCTGCCGGCGCACGCCAAATGTCCGACCGTCACGGTTCCCCTGGTCTGCGCCGACCGCCTGGGCGAGACGACTGTCGACAAGCATGTCCTGGCGGAACAGTCGAAGTCCGGGCACGTACCGATCGAAAACGTGGTGGTGGTCGGCGTCGACGGCTCCGAACAGGCCCGGGTGGCGGTAATGGAGGCGGCCGCGCAGGCGGAACGGCTCTCCGCGCCGCTGCGGGTGGTTTGCGCCGTCCCGCAGTACAGCGGGTCGCTGGCCTGGGTCCCGGCGCCGATGGACCGCGAGGCGCTTTTCGCCGATATCCGGACGCAACTCGACGCCGGTACTGCCTGGATCAGAAGCCACTTTCCCCGGCTCACCGTGGAGACCCAACTCGTCGACGGTTCGCCAGTGGACATCCTCGTCCAAGCCAGCCGGCAGGTGGAACTGGTGGTTGTCGGCACCCGCGGCCGCGGGGGCTTCGCCGGAATGATGCTCGGTTCCACCTCAGACGGGATCCTCCATCATGCCAAGGGCCCCGTTATGGTGGTCCCTGACCGGGAGGATCCCCGGCTGGCTGACCGGGTGAACTTCGGGCCCATTCTCGGAAATTCCTAA
- a CDS encoding HpcH/HpaI aldolase/citrate lyase family protein, whose translation MQHFRALAESVKERLFHVRPEALDRASDPGLLAVALGATLYTPATRKDLAGGIRKQTAAGCVSTVICLEDAVPDGEVPAAEENLLAALTELAATDRPDELPLIFIRCRTPEQLLDVGRRAGAALCAVYGFVLPKFENETGRARAFMEALQQLNRDSGRAGDPQRPPLLAMPIIEDPATTHLESRVRVLTDNLALVNEFRASVLCIRIGATDMSSAFGLRRSRDLTIYHVKVVASVIGDIVNIFGRPEDGWVISGPVWEHFVNTERVLRPQLRSTPFEAANEGELRKRLLTENLDGLIREIELDQANGLLGKTVIHPSHVPVVHSLSVVSHEEYLDALDIAGDPGGGAKASSYGNKMNEAKPHRAWAERTLLRARAFGVARPGVTFVDLLEASMR comes from the coding sequence ATGCAGCATTTCAGAGCGTTGGCAGAGTCCGTCAAGGAGCGGCTGTTCCATGTGCGGCCCGAGGCACTGGACCGGGCATCGGATCCCGGACTGCTGGCCGTGGCCCTGGGGGCCACGCTCTACACGCCGGCCACCCGGAAGGACCTGGCCGGCGGAATCCGCAAGCAGACAGCGGCAGGCTGCGTGAGTACAGTCATTTGCCTGGAGGACGCCGTGCCGGACGGGGAGGTGCCGGCGGCCGAGGAAAATCTCCTGGCCGCGCTGACAGAGCTTGCTGCCACGGACCGGCCGGACGAATTGCCGCTGATCTTCATCCGCTGCCGGACACCGGAGCAACTGCTGGATGTCGGACGCCGGGCCGGTGCGGCGCTGTGCGCCGTCTACGGGTTTGTGCTGCCCAAATTTGAGAACGAAACCGGGCGGGCGAGGGCCTTTATGGAAGCGCTGCAGCAGTTAAACCGGGATTCCGGCCGCGCCGGGGATCCGCAGCGGCCCCCGCTGCTGGCCATGCCGATCATCGAGGACCCGGCTACCACCCACCTGGAATCGCGGGTCCGTGTGCTGACGGACAACCTGGCGCTCGTCAACGAGTTCCGCGCGTCGGTCCTCTGCATCCGTATCGGCGCAACGGACATGTCCAGTGCTTTCGGGCTGCGGCGCTCCCGTGACCTGACGATCTATCACGTGAAGGTCGTGGCCAGCGTCATCGGCGACATCGTTAACATCTTCGGCCGGCCGGAGGACGGCTGGGTCATCTCCGGTCCCGTGTGGGAGCACTTCGTCAACACGGAACGGGTGCTGCGGCCGCAGCTGCGCTCCACCCCCTTTGAGGCCGCAAACGAGGGAGAACTCCGGAAGCGGCTCCTGACGGAGAACCTCGACGGACTCATCCGCGAGATCGAATTGGACCAGGCCAACGGGCTGCTGGGCAAGACAGTGATCCATCCGAGCCATGTGCCAGTGGTCCACTCCCTGTCCGTGGTGAGCCATGAGGAGTACCTTGACGCCCTGGACATTGCCGGAGACCCCGGCGGCGGCGCCAAGGCCTCGTCGTACGGCAACAAAATGAACGAAGCGAAGCCGCACCGGGCCTGGGCCGAGCGGACGTTGCTGCGCGCCCGTGCGTTCGGAGTCGCCAGGCCCGGTGTCACGTTTGTGGACCTGCTCGAAGCGAGCATGCGATGA